From the genome of Mastacembelus armatus chromosome 5, fMasArm1.2, whole genome shotgun sequence:
atccgctcttcactcaccatcgatagcacggccatactcgttaatgcctttgtcacctctcgtttggattactgtaactcactcctcactggtctacctctcaaatcacttcataaacttcaacttgtccagaactctgctgcccgaatcatcaccagaactccattctcacatcatattacccctgtccttaaacaacttcactggctccctgtgtccttccgtataaactataaaatcctccttctcacctacaaagccctccactctattgccccaccatacatcactgatctacttcatatctattctccgcctcgtactctccgctcgtccagttccactctcctctgcacccctacagtgcgcctggccaccatgggcgctagatccttcagccacactgcgccccgcctttggaacattctccctcatcgcatccggtcgtctccggacttatcaacttttaaatcatcactcaaaacgtatctgttccgtatagcgttttccacgtaactctcttaacttctcaaagcagcccgtgatgttctaccaccctccgcctatttcatattgtctggTTTTCATATTATatggtttcatatttgttgttctgtcatatgggtttctgtgtttcaatttgctattgctgtacatcgcccacttcctggatgctctgcacttttgcctttacattctggccctctgtttatgcattgttgttattgttgttttaatgcactctttgtatttcatgctgtatgcttccttttttctctgtaaggtgaccttgagagtttgaaaggcgccatgaagtaaaatgtattattattattattacattcaGCTGGGACTGATATTTATACTAACCAGctcttttctgttgcttttttctcttcttgcttGCAGCCAGGAGAGCCTGGCCCTGCTGTAGAGGATCTACATTCAAGATGTCCTTCAAATCTGGAGCCTTAGATGCAGCATCATTTGCAAGTAAGTCAGTCTTTGATTTCTGAGATTTTATCTCCACTGTCATTGGTCCAAACTATTTTAAGCAGGAAGAATATAAGAAATTAAAAGTGAGTTTAATTAACCACATTTCACAAAAGTTAAGGGAATAACATGTTGcagtttatttaacactgaaGCTTTAAGAACAACACTGTTACTCACCTCTGGGTCCTGGTCATCCTCCATAGATTCTGTGTCATCTTTTAATTCTGGCTCTTCTATTGAACCTCTTTCCATTTCCAGGTCAACAAGAGGTTCAATCTGGCCACCTTCCGTCATTCCAGTGGTTTCCATGCAGAATCCCCTTTGGACATCAGGACAAGATGAccctaaaacacagaaaaaattcAAATCCAACTTGCAAGTAGCGACTCCTTCTTTGAGGtattttaacacaaaccagATAATCTAAAGAAATCAAAGTACTTTAAAGAACCCCCATCTTCCTATACTGTAACTTCAGGCTCATATATACGTGCTCCacaattttaataaatgtatataatacATTTAGTCCAATATAAGGACTTAAGCGGAAGAATGTGGATGCAATAAAAGGACAATACATGTTCAAAGGCCAGCGCAAAAAGGACTTTCCCGCTTAAATTTTGGGAAAGTGGATCAGGTGACAACCTtatacaagttttttttttttttttgttaatagaGCTGGAGATAACTGGTTGAGTGAATGGGGTTAAATGAACCTTTAACTTACCTGCAAGAACTTCTTGATTTCCTTTTTCTAGGTCATCCCAGTCAAAAGCTTTACCCATCTCTGTAACAATCTCAGCACTCACATGTGtagggagagtgtgtgtttctggaggGTGTGTGAAGTAGCTGATCCTTCCCCTGAATAATACAACATggcaaaataaacacactgctaAGAACACATGGTGTCATCACTTAAAACTTCTaaaatcatatttcatatttacacaCCCTGTCCAGTCCATTAACACACTCTTTGCTGCTTTATCAGTGTCAGGGAGTCCTCCCTTCCTTAGTTTGCCTTGACGTCGAGCAAGCAATGCCAAGAACTCCAAAGCTGTGTGAAAGTCTGGAACGCCATAGTGCTCCATGATCTGTACATTCACCAGAATTACAGTAATGGAAGTGTGCCAATGACATAAGGTACAAAGTGATCGGTAGGGTGACATGACATTCATACCTGGGCCTTGTTGCAGCGTCGAAGGATAGCTTCAACAGGTGGAAGGGGATCTACAAGCTGTTCAATTTTCACACAGTTACGAAGAATCATTGCTGCATCAGTCGTTGAGGTTGCCATGACAATGCCGGGGCAGTCCAGAAGCTTTATGTGTTTGTCCAAATGCACCTCTTGAAGGCACCTAAaatcacacaaataaatgagaaaatcagGAAGAAAATAGAATCAGGGTTTCATAAAGACTACAAAAATGACAAGGACATACTTGGTCACACCAGGAGTGGCTCCAACATGACATGCTCGTGCCCGTTTCAGACTGTTGATCAAACTACTCTTTCCCACATTGGGAAAAcctacaaaacagaaacaacaacaaaaaaaagatgtcaCTTTGACAACCTCACATTGTGAACAAGCAAAACCTGATGTTTTACAGGATTCGGTGCTTACCCACAACACCTACGGTGATGGCTGTCTTTATGTCTAGGTTGCGGCAGTAGTTGCCAAGTAGCTTCATTAAGCAGTCTGCACCTACACAAGCACTGCTACTGAGGAGCTCTGTCGTGGCTTGGGTGACTGGAACATTACTGCGTTTCTGTGGGTGGAAGGAGACAGGAAGATGGTTCGGTATTTATGCAAAATGTTATTCTATAACTTTAAGTATTTTTagattaacaaaacacaaatacttaACCCCATACCAAGTTCTTAGTCTGTTGCTGAGTAGATGCTTTAAAAGCTACAGTAGGAAACTCATTACGAAGATATTTAATCCACTTTTCGACTATTTCCTTTGACACGAGATCTAtaatccaagaaaaaaaaaaaagatttaattaAGCATCACATACTTGACACAATTAACTGCAACACTTGTACAACATTTATAGAAACAGGCTCTATGTAGCTAATTTACCAATTTTATTAAGGACTAAAACTATCTTCTTGTTTGTTCCACTTTGAATGACTGCCTGTTCCACCTGTGGACATCTGCAGCCAAGAGGGTCACGTGCATCCAAAACCTCCAAAATAACATCAGCAGCCTCCACcaccttaaaaataaaaaaaaattaaaaacagagatatacacacatactgtttaTATTAAAATCTATACTCCACCCTGTTCAGCTTTGTTTCGAAGTCAAAGGAACAGTTTCTTAGATGACAGAAAATCTGTAtagttgatgtgtgtgtgtgtgtatatacagtatatatatatgtgtttatgtatgcAATAAATTGCCATAGACTAATGTGCATAAACTGCTTAAAGAATTAAGGAAACAATCATCACAGTATAACACCAAGTCagttatgaaaataaatttaggaagcacaagtgactgtgaatcagtttcacctgctttggtgcaaatgaaaCAGGTGCAGTGGAGAGACAAAAGCAAGGCAACCTCCAAAAAGGGTATGATTTTACATGCGTtggccacagacaaatgttCTCTCCTTATCCTTCCTGATTTTGCttaggttttgtgttttgctggtgTCCTTGACACTACTGGTAGCATGAGGCAGTACCTGCAGCTCAATCGAGTTGTACATTTAGTCCAATTATTCCAAacaagaaggtttgctgtgtaTCCCAGCACATGCTCAAGAGCATGGAGGTGATACCCGGAGACCGGCTGTTATACCAGGAAAGCTGGGCAGGGTTTTAGAAGAGcaacaacccagcagcaggaaaagGATCTGCTCCTCTGTTcaaggaggaacaggaggagcacTGAGAAAGTCCTACAAAATAACTTCCAGTATGCTACTGGTCTGCATGActctgaccaaactgtcagaaacacacacatgaggGTGGCATGAGGGCCCAACATCCTCTAGTATGACCTGTGTTCACAGCCCAGCACTGTGCAGCTTGTTTGCAGAGAACACCAGAATTGGCAGGTCGGCCATTAGTGCCCCATTTTCTTTACAGATGACAGCAaattcacactgagcacaggtGACAGGTGTGAAAGAGTCTGGAGACACTGTGGTGAACATTATGCTGCCTGTAACATGATCAAGCATGACcagtttggtggtgggtcagtgatgcTGACACAGACCTCCATTTCACAGCCAACAGTACCCTGACTGCTGTGAAGTACCAGGATGAAATCCTCAGGGTAACTGTCAGACCTTATGCTAGTACAAGACAATGACAGTGGGTAGCAGCCCAGTAGAACAATACATAATCTACAACAGTAGCAATAGCACTACCACGTGGTAAGATATTTGCAAAATTGTGGCACTATACATTTTTGCTAATATCTTGGCAACTGTGAggcacagcaggaaaaaaaatcctggtTAGAAACTTCTACACCTTTTTATTTCCATCAGTCTCTTACTATATTCTTACAGCTGGAAATTGCAGCAGTGGAAGTAGCAGCTTTCATCAATCATACTGCATTTTCTTGAGGAAATGCATATTCTAGTTTAATAACTATATTTCATCATGACTTTGACTGGTTTTTAAAAGGCTTAAGAGAAAAGGTGCACAAAGTAGAGTAATAGTTTTTATGTATGTGCCTCtaaagttttaatatttagaATTTTTTATGGGCCACAAACTGGCATGTGTGGAGCAGCCATGTACCTTTTTAAATTCTCTGTAATATGCCTTTCTTGAATTCTCATTTTCAAAGTTAACATGcttctccaaagtcttcatcTCCGCCTCCTgtgaacacaaaacacaatgcagAAATCCCAACAATAGCAATTTGCCTAGTATGCCATGGTTGTAGCTGGAATCAATTTCTGCTAAATAAGTTGACATTTACCTTCTGCTCAAACGCTCTCTGCCGCTGTAGGATGTCATTCTGAAAGGTTTGCAaattcctcctcttcatcagctCTCGTTCCCTagagattttctgcttttcttggAGGTCTTGGAGCTAATTAGTAAAGATATTAACTGAGAGATTAGTTTATCTCAAGAAAATATTATCAGTAACCACAAATCTGAGTACAAGCACGAAGTTTAAAGATTTACTCTTTGATTTCTGGTTTCTTCTGGTGTTCTGTGGACTCTGACATGCTGCTCAGATGACTGCTCTGTAGTCTTTTTCTGCCCTGAAGAACCACCTTTTCTTCCATCTTTAGCCTGGAGCCAAGAACATGCCAAACATGTTGTAGAACACTTTTTCTTGTGATTAAGTAAAAAGCATCATGATACAACCTAGGAATCgaaacatttcattcaaaagGACTTATGTGAGTCTTTACACAAGGACCtatgaataaaaacatacagaaaaaatgTAGAGCCACAGATCTGTGCCAGGCACGTCATGTTTTTAGCTACCAGTCAGGAAACGTCCAAATGTGATTCTTCACAACAATCTTTCACAATAATTTCATAGCTAGCCGACAAGAACTGTGAAACATGTCACTGTCAGGCATCATGCTTGAAAGTACTGACCTATAACCACCGTACAGTTGTGTGACTTGTTTATAGAGACATGCATGGTGACACTGAAATGGCTGAGTGCtaatgtacacacaaacatggagaTGAAGCAAACTTCTTCTGCATACTTCATAGTCTGAGTGATGTAATCAGTCAGTGCCACTGATACACTCCAAGTATCCACATATTGTTAAAGAGCTGGAAAATAAACTGACATAGTCCTGATATTATCTGCAAGGGATTCGTGCTACCTTGACATTACAATATGTCAGAGTTTCTGGAGTTATTAGTGCCTAAGTTCAGCTGGTGACCGTCAGCTCACTGTCTGTGACTGCTCGCTGTTGTACACAGGAACAACATGTATGGCTGTCTTTTTGAATGCTGCTTCATCtgtttttcacttcactgtcaaCACAGATTCTTGTCTTTTGTCTCTTATTTGAAAGAATATGTCACATTAAAGAAATCgtcatatttttaatgttgtacTTGGCTGTGAAAGCTGTTCAGGACAAATTAAATTcacatttctctctgcttcccTCTTACACAAGTGAAGGCTTTCACATACACTTTCATGTGACTGCACTAAGATAAACAACAAGATAAACAAGGCTTATTTACTTGGAAGATTGCAATTTTCAAACTGCCGCTGTGTGTGTTGCAAACATCTGAAATACCCAGATTACTTTAAGTTTATTTTCTGCGTGTGTTGTAGTTGATGTGGCTCTTGATGCATTTGAAGAAGTGGCTATTTATGTCCTGTGACTGATGAACCCGTGGCCCTGGTTGTAACGTTACTGCCCTTAGGATTATTTTAGTCGTACGTCCAAATGAACGAGTGCAGGTGCTACAACATTAGGACTTTAAAAATCCACTGATTCGATGCGTGGTATGTTTTGACCCTTTGTGTTAACAAGACAAGAACACCCCACAAAAAACACCACCTTTTTTCGTTTTCAACCACAACACCAACTCGGTgtcataaaaacagacaaactgacaactgacaaaaacatttacaaaaccGTATTTCAGTCACCAGTCGCACTGGTCCACGCTAGATccgcaacagcagcagtaagcAGCTAGCCATAGACAGCATTAGCCGAGTAGCGTTTAGTTACCTTCAGTTTTCCGAGGACGCCAAGACGTTTGGCTCGTTTTTGTTCTGTAAAACGACAAAGAGGATAGAGTCGATATAAAAGTGAGAAGGGGCAGAAGATACTGGGTCAAAGCCGATAAAATACGTACTAGCTTTAGACATAACTTCACACAAGTCCTGTATTCTTCTCCGACTTCACATGTTTGGCTAAAGAGTAGACATGCGCACTGAGTGAAGGTACCACAACATCCGGTaacagtcaaaataaaagtagacattatgaaataactaattatttgaataaatataacGCTATTATATAACAATTTCATAATATGACCATGAAATCAACTCATTATTATGactttttattatatatatttttattaaaatgatcactattatgaaatattatttcataatgACTTATATCACTTTATATCACTTTTGGAAAGACTCTTTTTTAATTCTTATTAATTTATGTTGGACCTGCTGCACAGCGCTAGATATACAGCGTTCTTTTCTGGCTGCAAAAACTAAGCAAAATCACCTGAGACCTTCTGCAGGCATATTAGATATATCACACTGTGATCAGTCCCGCAATCCTGGCCTTGATTGACAATGTCATTTTGCAGGAAACCAACACTTTGAAATAAAAGCCAACATTAGAAAACTGACATTTCgaaataaaaactgctgaattttttgttattcttatgcttttgtattgttttcaaTGTTTTAATCTAGAAACTACGGCTCCTCCagttattgattttaatttcaaagtCCAATGCTACAGTTAGGAGATTGCCAAAGTAATTAGAATTGGGGACCTTGAATAACTTTACCAAAcctcattaataaaaaaatagataGTTCTCTCCAAACCAACATTGTCCACCTTATAATAAAATAGCTGTATCCGTGAGATCTGtgtgagaaaaatgagaaaaatgtcttcatcaatttgacaaaatacaaacatcacCTGGGATAAATtctgtgacaaaataaaacacatgctgCAAATTCAGACAACACAGCCAAATCTATTGAAATATGCTACAAATAAATTTTGAGAATGGGTTAtcatgacagaaagagaggaatgAAAGAAACCAGTGGAGAGAAGAATATTGTTCCCTATAGAACAAACCTGGCAGTGTTCAGTGCAGAGTTGGAGTACTAGTGGGTCATAAGACAGGAAGAGATAGTAACAAACTAACGAAGCTAAGAGGGGAGCGTGAAAAGCAGTGAGACAGACAATCTGGGGATAGAGATGGCATTTAAAGACGAAGACATACAGAAATGGAAGTGTAGAGTCATATTAAATCAGCATTCAGTGCAGAATAATAAATTTGCAGGATCATAAGGGAGGAAACAATACCTGGCAATGCAataagagaggaagaggagctggGAGAGCAAGATGGATGAGACGTAGCAAAATGACACAATTAAAATGTAGCACAAGATTATAATCCAGCAAAACATTAAGCTGCAGGTACCTGATGTGATagtgttgttttaaataatggCTTCTTCTTGCAATTTGTTGAGATGGAGAAGGAAGAGAATTACGGTGAAGAGAATGGAGACATATAAGAATATGATCCATTAGGGTcagtaaaaaatggaaaagtgtCCAAAAGCTATATCAACAACTAATAATGTTCCATTCAAACTGTGTGGCCCCAAAAAAATCCATAGGGCTACAGAAAGTTGTAGAAAGTTTTCAGGCATATGTGAACACTTTTATTGGCATCAAATGTATTCATGAAATTTGTTCACACCAGTGTTTTTAAAGACCAGCTATAAAATGCCcataaaagctgcatttttGAAGCAGGTCTGGTTTGTAGATCGGTAACCAATAAAACCTCTATTTAAAAAGATCCTGTTGTTCTGACCACACACAAAACACGTAGTTTAAACCTTTTTCagtactttgcttttatttcctttatgtgaatttttttattgttttgtatttgcatgaaaactacaatttttctaaaaaatggaaataaagaaaaaacaataaatattttctgtacaaGTCATAACCGTTCTCATTGTTTTTCCAAATCACAAAATATGAAGGTTTATGCAGGAGCCACAGAGGAGACCTCTGTCTTTGATGTGGATACTTCAGAGCCATCATCCACTTGTTTGCCAAAAAGCTGCATGATGCATGAGCGGAACTGATAGGgagaacataaaaaaatgtgttaacaaTATAAACCAGTTTGATTTCAATGTACAAAGTAGATCAGTGTGGAAGTGTGACTGCACTGCCCACCTGTCGGTTCATGAAGACATAGATGATTGGGTTGTAGATGGTAGCGCTCTTGGCAAAGTATGCAGGCATGGCGGCAGCCAGAGGATGGAAGGCATATCCAGGGTTAGCCGCACCAAAGCAGGCAAAAAAGGTGTAAGGTCCCCAACAGAAGATGTATGCCATGATCATGACAACCACCATCCTGGACACTTCTCTCTCAGCTTTCTGAGTTGACTCTGATTCCTTCTGCTGCATGGCAACCTGTGATTGACATGTCAGTGTGGTGTGAGAGTCGGCCAGGTTGTCATCTACTTTCTAGACTGTATAAAACTGCAGGTGAGATTACTCACAGAACGGATAGCCATCCAGACAGCAAGGTAGCATAAGATGATGACACTCAGCGGAATGAAACAGCATGTAATCATAAGACAGATCATGTAGGATTGGCAACCAAGCTCTTCATTTCCACTGAATACGTCAGGCCCACAGGAAGTCTTCAGTCCATGTGGCCAGTATCTGATGCAAGaaaatacttatttatttatttttttacaacactcagtgtttttattatttccttcCTGATTAATTCAACACTCAGTGT
Proteins encoded in this window:
- the gnl3l gene encoding guanine nucleotide-binding protein-like 3-like protein, with the translated sequence MSKAKQKRAKRLGVLGKLKAKDGRKGGSSGQKKTTEQSSEQHVRVHRTPEETRNQRLQDLQEKQKISRERELMKRRNLQTFQNDILQRQRAFEQKEAEMKTLEKHVNFENENSRKAYYREFKKVVEAADVILEVLDARDPLGCRCPQVEQAVIQSGTNKKIVLVLNKIDLVSKEIVEKWIKYLRNEFPTVAFKASTQQQTKNLKRSNVPVTQATTELLSSSACVGADCLMKLLGNYCRNLDIKTAITVGVVGFPNVGKSSLINSLKRARACHVGATPGVTKCLQEVHLDKHIKLLDCPGIVMATSTTDAAMILRNCVKIEQLVDPLPPVEAILRRCNKAQIMEHYGVPDFHTALEFLALLARRQGKLRKGGLPDTDKAAKSVLMDWTGGRISYFTHPPETHTLPTHVSAEIVTEMGKAFDWDDLEKGNQEVLAGSSCPDVQRGFCMETTGMTEGGQIEPLVDLEMERGSIEEPELKDDTESMEDDQDPEFGPMTVEIKSQKSKTDLLANDAASKAPDLKDILNVDPLQQGQALLAASKKRKKQQKRADKLSTKLSDTLTSAMDFSFADS